The Oreochromis niloticus isolate F11D_XX linkage group LG18, O_niloticus_UMD_NMBU, whole genome shotgun sequence DNA window CATTCAACCATCTATGTCCttaaataacaatgaaaataataacaGGCTCACTGTGCTGTTTTCCACTAGCAAACGTCCTAAATAAATCCTTTATTTGTcttgcactaaaaaaaaaaaaactttatccAGATGTAGAATCAACCACTGATACCTGCTTAGATCATTTTATTTAGTGGAACTTCTCTCCACATCATTTCATGTgctttttctgttaaaaaaaaaggaaaaaaaagaccaacacactgtttactttgCTTTTCTTATTTGGTAGGTTTGGTTGTACTGTATAAGAAATACAATCTTTTCTTTCCTGGTGATATTTAATTTGGATTTCATAAGTTATCATTTAAGTTCTGTCTTTGTAAATGGTATATTTAATCAGTCATTTGTGTCTTCAACTTGCTTTTGGCTGCTCTCCTGTCACAAGGATTCACTACATTGGTTCGCTTCAAATATTTGATTTGTCAGTTTTTGTCACTTCTGTTTCTTGTCCAGGTTTCAATTATGATATTTTGTGTGTTCCTTTTACCAAAGTAATTGCAATCGTACATTTACACTAATCAAAATTCAAGACAAAGTGATGTATTCAATTGAACATTTTAttcaaaaaacataaacagcacaGGGTGGCTATAAATTACTACCCAGTCGTATGCTAAGTGTTAAGGCCAATATGTGACCCACCTTCCACTGGGACACAAACTTCAACACAAGAGTAGCAGATTTAGGTCAGTGTAATTTCACAAACTAACCACCTATTACTAGTTTTAATTCACTTtttgcataaataaatacatttcttaaaATATGGGAACCATACATATTCTCTTGTGAGTAATTTCAAGCACTGGCGGGCTTCAACCCAGGCTGAAGGCTTTACACCAGTTACCCATCCTGACGTGACCCCAAAGgggatttttttctatttgctaCAATATCACCCTTTTATCTAAAGATTTAATTTCTCTTCATTTTTCCACTTATTTACTAATCTTATCTGAACTATGACAAATATACAGGCAAAGCGTTTGCTTTTGCCTGTGTAGCTGTCATAGCTTCATCATTCTCATCATTCTCTTAGGGCATCtcctaatcagaaggttggtggtttgatccctggctaaTTCAGTCTGTATGCCAAACATCCTAAGATAtccaagatactaaccccaagctgctctctgatgtgtgtgaatgttagataggaCAAAAAGTGAGGaaagttgtgtaaagcactttaagtgctcagatagagtagaaaagcagaACCAGTCCATCATGTAGCTACCCTGTCATTTAATACTGGATACCATACTCTCTTTTAATGGCATTCATCGTTTTAACCACTGATCAGACTTCAAgaatttctgtctttttccttACCGTGTTTGTCTCCCTTTGCATTTTTACTAATTCTTCTTGTGACCTTTTATTTTGAgtaagatttatttaaaaaaaaaaaaaagttatttcagCTTTTAATTGCTTTTAATTACTTTATCACATTCCTTTGTCCACCTGGGTACAATCTTCTTTTTGCTCTCACTTTCTTCTTTATAGTCAGCTTGCTGCTTGTAGAACAGCGTTATAAACATCATGAACATTCATATCAAATATTTTGTATTTCCTGGCCACTAAAAAACCTGAGTGTCCCCCAATCTGCAGAAATGAAACACCACTTCTGCACACCCCCTGTATCATACTCCTCTACACTCAGTTCGCTCTCAGTCATTACAGGATGGTGGTTACTGATCTGAGATCCCTGTGTTGCTTTTGTTCTGCCATTATCATAATAACGTTGGTCCAGGATCGATGTGATGTCATGGCTTTGCAATGTGaggaaaatttttaaaaagatttaaaaaaagcctTGGTTTCTGTAAAACTGTTAAGCATTTTGGGcatttctttattgatttatgtaGTATCTTAAATATGCTATCAAGCTGTTAGCCAAATTTACATTATTCATGTTGGTTTACTAGTGaccattttttctttgtttgtttgtttgttgttgtttttttttgctaatgctaactgaatGCTCAGACAATTTCACTGGTCAGTTGTTCCCCTCCTCAGTTGTGTCCCTCAACATAAATACACCCTCAGTAGAGAGTGTATTTAACTCACAATACACCATCTGCTGAGAGAGGCCTACCTCAGGCTGTTCAGATCTGGGTGTTTACCGTAACATCTCAGGGCCCAGATGGGGGGTTTTTTCCTCCTCATCTGGCCATAGACTGCAGTGCTCAGCAGTCCCTGAAATTTCCCTGAGGGTGTTTAGGAAGTGTGTCTGTGGTTGTAGTGATGAAACCCAGCAGTCGACATCCACTGGGCAAACTGCTGCTCTCCAGATTTCCTGTTCTGCCTTCAGCTCGGTATATCGCAGCCTCTTCCTCTCACTGATGTCTTCCTCTGATactgtagtagtagtagtagtagtacagAGAGAGGTGGACCAAAGTACCAGACTGGTCTTAGGATGAATAAAAATGTACTACTTTGGCACTTTTGTTTCTTGTCCAGGTTTCAATTATGATAATTTGTGTGTTCCTTTTACCAAAATGCAATCGTACATTTACACTAATAAAAATTCAAGACAAAGTGATGTATTTCCTTGAAATTTTTATTCAAAAAACATACACAGCACAGGGTATTGGCTATAAATTACTACCCAGTTGTATGCAAAGTGACCCACCTACCACTGGGACACAAACTTAAACACAAGAGAAGCAGATTTAGGTCAGAGTAATATTACAAACTAACCACCTATTACTAGTTTTAATTCACTTtttgcataaataaatacatttcttaaaATATGGGAACCATACATATTCCCTTGTGAGTAATTtcaacttttgcgagatctcgcaaaagtccatctttattatttttttctgttgcgGGCCTCCGTATTTCCGGACTATACTACCTCTGTCTGAAAAGTTTCTTCTAAACTGTGTCCCCGCCACACTTCCATCCCATCACCGGTTTCTCCGTCTTTCTGGCCCTGTCCCACTACGAACCGTCGTCCACTCATCTCGGAAGTCGGAATACGCCCTAGTTCAATAATTCTGATTTAATCAAAAACGCACCATGAATTCACGTCGTCGTGCTCCACCCAGTACGCCACAACCGGTGCGTTCCAGATTAAGTTTAAAATCGGATTCCAGTTTTTTCCTGTCGgaattttcatttgaaaaatggTCCTCCTTGAGATTTCCACCTCGCAAACGTTGGAGCAGCCTCACAATCCCAGAGTTAACCATTCAGAACACTGATGGCTTTTAGGCATGAACGCCCACACTAAACGAAGAACAACGTTTAAACTAACTTTCTCTACAGAATTGTAAAGGGttactgttatttaaaaaagaattgcTTCAGTCGCGATATAAGGCAGCATGTTAGCCTGTGATATCATGGTTTCTGTGTTCCTCGTATTTGGTAAGTCAAACAGCAGCTCCATGTTTGCAGCACATCCTTTATGTAAAGCTAACCTTAGCTTAGCTTGTAGCCTGTGTGGAGGATTATCACAGCGTCTTGATCCTGTGCTTGCCTGCAGCATGTCTCGCTGCCCCCGTGGTTTCTGCGGTGTCTTGTCACACAAAGGAGTATGCAACAAGGGATGGGCAGTGCTGCCCGATGTGCCAAGAAGGTACGATAAGAAAACATTTCTAGAAGTAAACCCGCCCACATTATGTGAGTTCCCACTGTGAGAACAAAGAGTAAATAAACAAAGAGCCGTTTATCTTATTTGATGTTACATCTGCTTCTTTTATCTCACAACTCTTTAAGTTAATAAACCAGAAAATCTGCTGActtcatctcttttttttttaatcatgtttttcCCTGAAACTGTCAACTAACCTTCATAAATAGTTAGAATTGACACAGTTCAGATAATAGCTTTCAGGAAACATCACAAGTATTGTAAATACATTGTAACTGTTTGTCTGAGAAGGCAGCACACAAACAAGTTATTAAGTTGCACCTTCAGATGAGATAAACCTTTTTTTCATACCTCCAGTCCACCTCGACTCAGTTCATCTTACACATGCTGAAACGTCATTTCATATGATCATATGTGTTGAGCGTGTGCCTCTACAGCACTGTTGGCACAGGGTGAAGTGCGGGGTAATGCAAGGCTTTGTGGCACACTATAACCATTTCAAATGTACCAGAGCTGTAGAGGTTTAAAAACAACTTGATCCCCATATTCACAGTTCAATTCacatgttatttatatagcgccaaatcacaactacagtcgcctcaaggcagtttatactgtaaggtagaccctacataCAAGAGACACCCAATGACCTCTTTTGGTATCGTCACATCTTGAAACTGCTACTGTGTGAAAAAATAATGATGCACACAAGGATTGTACAATTCTAAACAAGGCAATTTCTTATACCCATCTATCAATACCTGAAAAAAGTTGTTCTTTTCATCTGCACGTACATTTGAAacagtgatgaaacatttctctaTCTATCAACAATTAGTTCTTCATAATGCCCAAAAGATGACTAGGTAAGCTACTAGTTTGTGTTATCTTGTTGTTGTAATAATTATGTGAAATATGCAGATGGTTCACAGAGCAGAGGCTCCTCCACTATCAGAAAAAGTTGTAAGTGGTGCATACTGTTATCTGCTCCACAGCACACATCCACACAGGCTTGTATTTTGCAATAATTGCGCACACCAATTGttcttgaaatataaaaaatttCAAAATATAGTAGGAGTACAGAGGAAACTATTATATTCTGGCAGTTATTTTGCCAGTACCAGCTGCTGGTTGCTTAGTAACTTTACACAGTCTATTGTGGTGTTTAAAGTTTTCTAAAATGTGTGTCTAAAAAGATTCACCCCAGATTTAATACACTGTGCATTCACTGTGGGTTTGTGTTCTTGAGCTTTAATGTGGCTTTAATGTTCACATAAATGTTGTGCTGTGTTGAACAGGTACAGTTGTTCAGAGAGACTGCACAGCATATTCAGGAACTCTGTGCCGTTTCTGTGAACTGGGGACTTACATGAACCAACTCAATGGTCTATCTCACTGTTTCCCCTGCACTACCTGTGATACAGGTACAGATGGAAACTTCTTagtcaaattttaatttaaaaaataaaaaggttttcaaattgcaccgatgtttttttttcaggtcaTGGTCTCTTTGTCAAGCGGAACTGTACACCAAAAACTGACACAGTGTGTGACGTTTTAAATGGATATCACTGCAAAGATTTGATAGATAGTAATGGATGTAGTTTGGCAGAGAAACATTCACAGTGTGCAGCTGGTCAGAGGATAAAAGAACCTGGTAAGAAAAGTTAATGTCACAGTCTATTTTTTAGATGAGCTGATaaattagaattttttttgtgtaaCAATGAATGCGTTTCTTTCAGGAACCAGCAGAAGTGACACAGTGTGTGAAGACTGTCGGACAGGCTTCTTTTCCAAGGACGGTGTGAACTGCACGGCTTGGAAAATGTAAGTCATAATTTATAACAAAATCActctaaatgtttattttattttcagttattgaTCATCAATGTCTTAATGGAATCTCTCATATACTTTGGACCAGGGCTGTGCCACATCATGTCATCTGCAATAATATCGGTATTACACTATACACTATGTGTCGCTATAGCAAGAATATGTGTTTGTATCCTAGTGTTTATGACAAGGAGTCAAAACCATGCATGTCGGAATGTAAGAGCAGTGTGCAACTAAAAATGGAGCTACTTCAGCAGCTTCCAGTGAACACAGGACAAAATATGCAGGAAAACTGTTtggaaaaaagtgaaaacaacaAACTGGTAGAAGAGGGTAAAAACACACCTTTGAGTAGAGAGAGACACATAGGACATGAGCAGTCACTAGCTGCACTCGTTAGTTAGGCTCTATATAACAGGAGGAGCAAACAGTGGATGGAAATTAGTGATGCAGTTACATGATGGAAAAGCAGGACTTTAAGCATACACTTTAAGCATAGACTGACCAaggcagaaaatattttttatgtttatattttttaatattaatatatgaCAATATTGTGCAGTTCCTAACATTTCACAAGAGTAAGGCCATTTAGTTATTGTCAAACTCaagttttaaaatttattttatactTTCACTTGAAAATTCCAGGGAAAATACTACCTAGGCTAGTTTTGTGctcacattttctttcattagaTTCACACTTCAGTTTAAGTAGTCTGACATTGATGAGAGTAGCTCTCTGGAAAAGAAGGATGCTTCATCTACTTACAGTTATTAATGCTGCTGCctgtaagcatttaaaaaacatacagtatttttttctataTCTTCATATCTCTGTCATCATATATTACCCACCTCCACACAGGACTTTGGGAACTGCCCTCCTTTAGTAACCTGAGGACCAGTGATTCAGctgattaaacagaaaattagccaacttttattttaaaaaatgttgtaatggtacaagaaaaactttgaatttgtttaaaataaagttttgaataGTTTAAACTACAGTCATAGATTATGgctcataaaataaaataataattaagttAGAACTTAAAAGTTAGAACTACTGATGTGATATTCAGACTTGCAAAATTACTTCAGTTTTTCATCAACATATGACAGGATATTGAAATATTATAACAATTTACTTACAATTATTATCTTGAAAATTCGCTGTGGTCCTGCTCATCACGTGGATTTATTtggatttatttgtattttctttctctttcacttCTCTTTTCCAACAGTTGCTCAAACAGACAGATAAAGGTCAAAGGAAGCTCAACCAGTGATGTTGTCTGTGGGAGAACATCAAGTCAAcattactttgtgtttttaccttttttgctttgctcaGTAGCATTTAGTAGCCTCGTAACAGGTTAGTGCATCGTCTGTATTGTGTTGATTTTTCAGTTTAAAGCCTTAACAACACAGTGTTGCCTTTTTATTATTGCTTAgtggttttttttcctgctgtaacaCTAATTTTCTTTGTGTACCAATAAagcgaagaagaagaaggaaggaaaaaaaatttctttttaaaaagaaaattgaacTCACTAACTAGGAGCAatttattgatattattaaTAGACTTTTAGCTGGGAAGACCAGAAGACCCAGCATCGACAACTGAACAGGTGCATTTGGATCACAGTCTTGTTCCAAAAGGCGATTTCTggtgtttctgtatgttttttgttttgtttttaatgtgtaatGTCTTTGTTTATATTGGTAAGTAGTTACAATTTCCGCTAGCCTCTTGGACCAACATCtctttaaaaagacatttttaatgttaatgaggCTTTTCAACTAGATCCAtgaagcatatataaaagtcactttgTCAAAagctgattgcagcttctaccttgtgggaaaaaaatgttgtttttggttAAAAATAACTCGATATCATTCATGACAGAAACATTTGACAtactttttacacattttaggCCAACAGGTCATTTATGACAGTTTAAAcgggcaatcactttttggaaAATACCGGAAATCACTTTTTTGGCACCACAACTAACCACAGAAAACAGATGTGTCCAAAGTCAGAGGCTCTATTCACGAAAAGTGTAATTTAGTCACAAAGGACTAAGATGTAGAGTATCACATTAAACAGTGCAGAAATGTAGTGTATCCTCTGTACTGTGTGTGCTGATGGGCTTTGGTCTGAAGGAAAAGAGTTCATGTACAGCAACATCAGATAAAGTCTGTAGAGGGACTTTACTGAATCTGAAGGTGTCAGCTGCAtgaagacacagaaacacaggttTGTAAACCAGGACACATCAGCCAGAATGGTTGATTCTCTTGCTATGAGACATACCAGAGTACCAGATTGATACAAACATGTAATGTAATTATAAATGTTAATAAATCATATACAGTTCTGTTCAGTCTTGTATAAAGTTATTAAAATCAAACTAACAGATTTGATGGCTGTTATGATGTATTTGGTTGATGCTGAAACTGTGGAAAATACCTTAATTAATGTTTCATAGACTCTGAATATTGTGTTAATTTGAAGTAAAATGGTAATTAACTAGTGACCTGCTGGTTCACTTTTCATTCACAGCTCTTTAAGTCACAGCTTACAGGCAAACAGCTCAAAGCAAACCTGATGAAAAGAAGCAAAGACTGTGGGAGAAGCTGttggaaaaagtaaaaagaaaaagtaaaagttacaGTGAAAATAAGATGTTTGAAATAATCTGTTGGCCAAGTTCAGTGTTCTGTCCAATAGAAGCTGATTCGCCTTCTGTGGTGTGATTTTAACCTGAAGCTTCACTGGGTCATTCTTTCACAGCTTaaagaataaacaaagaaatgtttttagatgttttaaactttttttataTATCAGAATGAAAGAATGACTCCAATGAGGTCATAACCCACACATCCTTCATAATATGACCTGTAAGTAGAAAGCGGTGTATATTTGTGGTTTTGCAGGAACAGCCTCCACAGATAGTGGATGATATGACTGCAGCAGTGGAACATTAACACCTTGTCACTCACGCACTAAGTGACACTTCAGAGCAGACATGGACACGTGATTTCTTCCAGTGCAacaactttttcattttttttttcccctctgtacCTTCCAGATGTGAGTCATTAAGCCAGGTGATAACTCCTGACTGATGCTCAGTGTTGgaaataaaggggaaaaaattgCTACCATCACTGGCTGTGTGGTGGTTTTAGTTATGATTTCCATAGCTTTGGTgattttaattattatcatttttaaaaGATGTATCTATGTGAGGATGTCAAAGAACTCTGACATCATGATTTAGATGATATTTTCTGTCAAGTAATAACTTTTTttcagacaaaaataaaactcaaaacaataaaggaaatgaaattttttatgttatttctgagaaggaaagaaaagaaacagagccACTGAATGGGTCAAAGCAGCAGGTAAGACAACAGTGAGGTGTTCACTGTGGACTCTGTGatctcttttaaaaagcagctaaaaACTCAACTTTTTGAACTTGTATTTGggtaaagttttgttttaatgtcttaGAATTTTGTAATGAAGCACTTTGCCATATCTATGAGACGATCAGACCTTTACTGCAGCATTATGGAACAAAGAAGAGCAGTTTCTAATGCTTTTATCTTTGCGATACAGATTTTCCTTGGAACTGGTTGTGGATGTTTGTGTAGATAAAAGTTCATAgtcaacacgttctcactcccaaagtgTAACATTTTACGTTGCCATAG harbors:
- the LOC100709475 gene encoding tumor necrosis factor receptor superfamily member 5 isoform X3 encodes the protein MLACDIMVSVFLVFACLAAPVVSAVSCHTKEYATRDGQCCPMCQEGTVVQRDCTAYSGTLCRFCELGTYMNQLNGLSHCFPCTTCDTGHGLFVKRNCTPKTDTVCDVLNGYHCKDLIDSNGCSLAEKHSQCAAGQRIKEPGTSRSDTVCEDCRTGFFSKDGVNCTAWKICSNRQIKVKGSSTSDVVCGRTSSQHYFVFLPFLLCSVAFSSLVTG
- the LOC100709475 gene encoding tumor necrosis factor receptor superfamily member 14 isoform X4 codes for the protein MLACDIMVSVFLVFACLAAPVVSAVSCHTKEYATRDGQCCPMCQEGTVVQRDCTAYSGTLCRFCELGTYMNQLNGLSHCFPCTTCDTGHGLFVKRNCTPKTDTVCDVLNGYHCKDLIDSNGCSLAEKHSQCAAGQRIKEPGTSRSDTVCEDCRTGFFSKDGVNCTAWKMAVPHHVICNNIVAQTDR
- the LOC100709475 gene encoding tumor necrosis factor receptor superfamily member 5 isoform X2, which translates into the protein MLACDIMVSVFLVFACLAAPVVSAVSCHTKEYATRDGQCCPMCQEGTVVQRDCTAYSGTLCRFCELGTYMNQLNGLSHCFPCTTCDTGHGLFVKRNCTPKTDTVCDVLNGYHCKDLIDSNGCSLAEKHSQCAAGQRIKEPGTSRSDTVCEDCRTGFFSKDGVNCTAWKICSNRQIKVKGSSTSDVVCGRTSSQHYFVFLPFLLCSVAFSSLVTEADSPSVV
- the LOC100709475 gene encoding tumor necrosis factor receptor superfamily member 5 isoform X1 produces the protein MLACDIMVSVFLVFACLAAPVVSAVSCHTKEYATRDGQCCPMCQEGTVVQRDCTAYSGTLCRFCELGTYMNQLNGLSHCFPCTTCDTGHGLFVKRNCTPKTDTVCDVLNGYHCKDLIDSNGCSLAEKHSQCAAGQRIKEPGTSRSDTVCEDCRTGFFSKDGVNCTAWKICSNRQIKVKGSSTSDVVCGRTSSQHYFVFLPFLLCSVAFSSLVTAKKKKEGKKISF